One Fusarium poae strain DAOMC 252244 chromosome 4, whole genome shotgun sequence DNA window includes the following coding sequences:
- a CDS encoding hypothetical protein (SECRETED:SignalP(1-15)), with protein sequence MHCLLLLTAASLAAAYVPSVSVPACPKYNTVKFSKSVPDRDPFPRTEVDLCYTDTALSLQFTALDEKYFYFNESQGTNDDIWAYEVVEAFIYKGTDDPQTYLEYEINPNNVTYQAFVYNPSKVRAEGAPFDHFFISDPEGDGFAAETQLNRRAKKWVSKAQIPLGLFNVDPGCARGTKWRMNFFRTVTSPSMFPDQDLGGWSSPDKASFHITKFFGHVNFV encoded by the coding sequence ATGCactgccttcttctcctgacCGCTGCGTCTCTCGCTGCGGCTTACGTTCCTTCAGTCAGCGTGCCTGCATGTCCCAAATACAACACCGTCAAGTTTTCCAAATCTGTTCCCGACCGTGATCCTTTTCCGCGTACCGAAGTCGATCTCTGCTACACAGACACGGCTTTGTCCCTACAATTCACGGCCCTGGACGAAAAATACTTCTACTTTAACGAATCCCAAGGAACCAACGATGATATCTGGGCTTACGAAGTTGTTGAGGCCTTCATCTACAAGGGAACCGACGATCCGCAGACCTATCTCGAGTACGAAATCAATCCCAACAACGTGACATACCAAGCCTTTGTCTACAACCCTTCCAAAGTTCGTGCTGAAGGCGCTCCATTCGACCATTTCTTTATCTCGGACCCTGAGGGTGATGGATTTGCGGCGGAGACACAGCTGAATAGGCGGGCAAAGAAGTGGGTGAGCAAGGCGCAGATTCCGCTGGGTCTATTTAACGTCGATCCTGGATGTGCACGCGGTACAAAGTGGAGGATGAATTTCTTTCGTACCGTTACGAGTCCCAGCATGTTTCCCGACCAAGACCTTGGTGGCTGGAGCTCACCCGACAAAGCCAGTTTTCACATTACCAAGTTCTTTGGCCATGTGAACTTTGTGTAG